In Helicobacter cetorum MIT 00-7128, the genomic window GGAGGAACTACCATGCGATTAATCGTTATAGCGATAGTTTTAGTGGTAATCTTGACACTTCCACTTTATTAAAAACGAGCCCTTAAGAGTTCTCAGCTCTTGGGGGTTTAACTATCTGCTGTAATTATATCGTCTTTTTGAAAAACAAGTAGTAAAAAGGCGATTAAATGCCCATGAATACGAATTTTGAACAACTTAGAAAACAAGAATTAGAATTACGAAAATTATTAGAAGAGTTAGATACACTTCCACAAACTCCACAAATTGAGTTACAGAAACAAGAAATTCAAGCCTATATAGACTACATAACTCCAAGTATCTTAAAGGGTTTTAGCCAAAAATTTAAATCCATTACAGAAAATTTTCTAAATGAACTTGAAAAAGAAAAAAATCCCAACAAAAACAAGAACCCATACCAACCAAAGGACCACAAGAACAACCAACCCTACAAGAGCCAGAGCCACCCAAAAAAAAGCCATACTCGCTAAAGATTTAAAAGTTGTTAGACCTAATGATGTAACAATCCACAATGATATTTACAAGGTCTATTTAGGGAAATTAGGGGCATTAGAAAGCAATTTGTTTTACTCTATTTTTGACAAACTCAAAGAGCAAGATGACACGCTTGTAAGGTTTAATCCTAGCGAGATTAAGGCGATGATAGGCAATAGTAAAATCAGCGGAAAAGAGCTTACAAAAGTTGTCAAAAAGCTATGGAATAACATTAAATTTGCTAACTTTTGGATACTCTTACCCCGCAGAGATGAAAACCACATGCTTTTTAGAACCTTTGCTATCAACTACTACGATGATAAAAAAACACAAATTAAAGACATAGAAGTCCAAGTCAATAAACCACATTACACCTACCTACTAAACGATTTAACGGGCAATTTCACGCAATTTGAACTAGAGCAATTTAAAAATCTCTCTAGCAAATACGCTAAAACGCTTTTTAGAATGCTTAAGCAATTTGATGACATAGAAAATGAAAACAATCATTGTGAGTTGCTACGATTTAATAATAATTTTGATGAGTTTATGGAGTTTATGGGGATAGATAAAAACATGGAAATGCGTGATATTGAACGCCAAATCCTTAAACCCATTTGTAAAGAGCTGGGGGCATTTATAGACAAAAAAGAAAAAGCCCCCCTTATCATAGATTTAAAAAAACCCTATGCCACCATTGAATACAAAAAAATTCATGGCAAATACAACAAAGTCATAGGCATTGAATTTTATTACACTAAGCATGAGCCAAAAACCAACGAACACAATCGCATAGAAACTACTTTACGCACCCAAGAAATCAAAAAGACTAAACAAGAAAAAGTTAAGGGTTTCTATAAGCAAAATGAGATTAAGAGCTTAGAGAACCACTATCTTAACAAAACAATCTCTTTTAAGTTCAATAACCCAAAAGATGGCGAAATTAAAGAAGTGCTAGTTACAAAAATTGAAACCTTTAAAGACAATGAAAAAATAAGATTTCATTTTGATAACACTTCAAGCTACACTTTTACTAATAGACAAACTTTAATCAAGCATGTAGAAATTTTGAGCGAAAAATTGTTTTAACCTTTTTGCTATGAGCTTGCGAAGTGAAGCAAAAAGCAAATTACCAAACAACATAGCCTTTTAAGGCATATGGTATGTTTGGATAATTTGCAAATTATCCAAACATCTCGCAAGCTCATGTGTTTGGTAATTTGTAAGGGGCAAGCCCCCTTAACCCCCTTATTAAACAAACATGCTATAATCAACTATCATTTTTATTAAGGGAATAGACATGGCTAATACTTCTACACAAAAAGACTACTCACATTTAAGCAAGAGACAGCTTTTTAATTTAATGGATAAGACAGAACAAAAAATTAAAAAGATACAGAACGACAGAATAGCCTTTAAAGAAAAAATGGATAAAGAGCTAGAAAAACAAAACAGAAATTTTAATAACAAACTAGATGAGCTAACCAAACTCTTACAAGAAATAAATCTCGCCTTTGATAGTAAAAGAGCTAATGATTGTTGCTTTGGACATGAGACCCCAAACCTTGAAACCCAACAAGCCATGCGAGATATAGACAACAAAGAAACAAGTTTAGAAGTTGATGATTTTTCTAATTACAGCAACGAAAGAAAAAGGGCTTTAGGTGTTGAAACTAATTCTTAAAAAATCTTTTCAAAAAGATTTTGACAAATTACTTTTGAATAGTTTTGATGATAGCGTTTTGAATAAAGTTATTCTATCCTTACGAAAAAAAGAACCACTAGAACCACAATTTAAAGACCATGAGCTAAAGGGGAAATGGAAACCCTACAGAGAATGCCATATAAAAACCGACATTCTACTTGTCTATCTAGTGAAAGATGATGAGCTTATTTTAGTAAGGCTAGGTAGTCATAGCGAATTGTTTTAATGGGTATTTTAGCAAGTGGTAATTTTAAAACCACCAACAATATCCAAGAAAAACATAACGACCGCACCCTAGCCCCTAGCTATCTAATACCCCAAGAATTTAGGGGGAAAAATGAAGTTAATCGCACTTCAGCTCAAGCAAGAGTATTAAAAAATCAAATTATTACAAATGCTATCAATGCCTATGAAAAAAACAAAAAGCCCAAAGCTCCTAAATTTAAAGCCACAAGTTATCAATGGAGCCTAGTAGTCAATCTCAAAGAAACTTCCACCATGCAAGACTTAGAGAAACTAGCCGACCACTTCCAAGCTAAGTATGGTTTTCAGTGCTACCAAATCGCTATACACAGAGATGAAGGCTATATTGATGAAAATAATCAGCCCCACATAAACCACCACGCTCATATGGAGTTTATTACGCTCAACAAAGAAAATGGCAAAAACATGATGAGAAAAGCCCACTTATCGCCTAGAAAATTTGCCGACATGCAAACCGAAATCGCCCAAATTCTAGGCATGGAGCGTGGTAAAGATAAAAGACTAAGTGGAGCTAAACGCATAGAGCCACGCAAATACGCCCAAATGAAAGAAAAAGAGCGTAAAGAACGCTTAAAAGAAAAAGAGCTACACCAAGTTGAATTACAATCTAAAGACAGCAAAATACACGACAAAGATACCCAAATAACCGCCTTAATAAGGGAGTTAGAACAAGCCAACCAAACTATAAAACGACAAAGAACAATCGCTAGAAAGTATCTATCTAAAAAACAGCAAAAAGAATACACAGAGCAAATAAGACAAGCTAGTAAGGGACAAGGATTAAAAAAAGAGTTTTTTAGAGAACTAAACGCTATAAACAAACAAAAACATACTGATGAGAGTTTTTTTGCCGAGTGCTACAAATTAGTGGAACGCCACAATATAGACGAAGAAAGTGCGAAACTTGTTTTTAAGCCTATCTTAGAGCTAAGATTTTTAGCTTTAAAGCTTGAAAAAGAGCAAAACCGAGTAAATCTACTAGAAAACGATAAAAAACGAAATTTGAGCGATTTAAACGCAAAAGAAAGCATAATTCAAAGCAAAGAACAAGAACTACAGCAAGCTAGAGAATATGCCAAGCAATTAGCAGAGCTTACCACCAAACTACAAGAACTAACAGCCAAAAACACTGAACTACAGCAAGAAAACCAAACTCTAAAAGCCCAACTACAAACCGCTACTGAGCCTTGGATTGAATTTGGAAAACAAGAACAAGCTAGAGTTAAAGCCCACTATCAAGCTTGTTTAGAAAGAGAGCGAGCTAAAGAATTAGCCAAAGAGCAATCTAAAACTTTACACCCTAATGAGCCGTGGCTTGATTATGACCCCAAAGCTCACAAAGGACTACAACTACACAGCAACCAAGAAAAAACGCACGAGAATGCCCTACAATCAACACAAAATCAAAAACCGACTAACGATATACCTACACAGCTAAAAAACGATTTAAACGCAAATACAAGCGAAATAGAGCCTAATTTCTACGAATATCCAACACAGAATAGCAAAAGGCGTAGGTAAAAAACAATTTTTTCCCCTTACTAGCCAAAAAAACAAAACCGCAGAGCGAGTGAAACGAGCAAATAGCGGTTTTGAACCGATTGTTGTTTGAAACTTAAGCGTTTTTTGGTGAAAAATTTAGTTAGTCAAAAAACTAAAGCTTAAGTTAATTTGGCTTTTTTCTTTTTTTCTTTTTCTTTTTTGTTTTACTTTGTAAAACTTTGTTATAAGGTATGAGTTGTGGATAAAATCCGCATAGTTGTGGATAAAATCCGCTATAGTTGTGGATAAAATCCGCATAGTTGTGGATAAATAATCTTAATATCCTTAACTATAAGCCATTTTAGGCTAAAAATCACTAAATTTTAGGCAAGTTAGGGATAAAATCCGCTATAGTTAGGGATAAAATCCGCTATAGTTAGGGATAAAATCTTAAAATATCCAAAACTATGTATTTTTGTAAAACTAAGCTTTTTTTCAATGCTCTTTTCTATGACTTCTTTAATGCTGTGTAAAAAGCTTGTTTTATTCCCCTTAATTTCTTGTTCTAAGTTCTCAAGCTCTAGAGATACATGCTGGATATTGAATATCATAATTTGTTTAGGAAAGATTACAAAAAATATCTCAAAAATGGCTTTGATGATAGGCTACTTGATAAAGTGGTTTTGGAATTAAGGCAACAAAAAACACTAGCTCCAAACTATAAAGACCACATGCTAAAAGGCGAATGGTATCCTTGTAGAGAGTGCCACATTAAACCTGATGTTTTGTTGGTTTATATAGTCAAAAATAACACTCTTTGGTTGCTTAGGTTAGGTAGCCATAGCGAATTGTTTTAGGATTTTGCTTTTTTAAATCGCTAATTTTGCGATTTTTTGCGTTTTTCAAGCAAATCTAATAAATTACCTTGCTTAAGAGCATTTTTAAATTCTAGGGCTGTTTTTGTGCGTTCTAGGTCGGTATAAAACTCACTCTCTGCTATCTCTTGGCGTTCTTTTAACTTTTCAAGCGTTTTATAGTCTCTTACACAAAAATTTGCTACAAGCTTTCTAGGAGCGTTAGAATACAAGCCTATACGCACAATGTAGGGGTGTTTATAGGGCTTTTTACCATTCTCAGTAACAATGTCCTTAACTTCTTGGCTAAGGCTATCAAATTTCAAAATTTTGTAATCGCCGTCATAAACTCCACAAGTCCAGCTCTTATCGGCATTTTGCTGACAAGCAATGTTTTTACCTACAAACGCATTCAACCCCTTAATAATTTTTTCGATGTAATGTAGCTCTTTGCTCTGCTCTTGTAAAAGTTTTTTGTCTGTAGTCTTGTATTCAAAATGAAAAGTAATATCTACAATCT contains:
- a CDS encoding RepA, with the translated sequence MNTNFEQLRKQELELRKLLEELDTLPQTPQIELQKQEIQAYIDYITPSILKGFSQKFKSITENFLNELEKEKNPNKNKNPYQPKDHKNNQPYKSQSHPKKSHTR
- a CDS encoding replication initiation protein; this translates as MNLKKKKIPTKTRTHTNQRTTRTTNPTRARATQKKAILAKDLKVVRPNDVTIHNDIYKVYLGKLGALESNLFYSIFDKLKEQDDTLVRFNPSEIKAMIGNSKISGKELTKVVKKLWNNIKFANFWILLPRRDENHMLFRTFAINYYDDKKTQIKDIEVQVNKPHYTYLLNDLTGNFTQFELEQFKNLSSKYAKTLFRMLKQFDDIENENNHCELLRFNNNFDEFMEFMGIDKNMEMRDIERQILKPICKELGAFIDKKEKAPLIIDLKKPYATIEYKKIHGKYNKVIGIEFYYTKHEPKTNEHNRIETTLRTQEIKKTKQEKVKGFYKQNEIKSLENHYLNKTISFKFNNPKDGEIKEVLVTKIETFKDNEKIRFHFDNTSSYTFTNRQTLIKHVEILSEKLF
- a CDS encoding type II toxin-antitoxin system mRNA interferase toxin, RelE/StbE family, which produces MLKLILKKSFQKDFDKLLLNSFDDSVLNKVILSLRKKEPLEPQFKDHELKGKWKPYRECHIKTDILLVYLVKDDELILVRLGSHSELF
- a CDS encoding type II toxin-antitoxin system mRNA interferase toxin, RelE/StbE family, with product MLDIEYHNLFRKDYKKYLKNGFDDRLLDKVVLELRQQKTLAPNYKDHMLKGEWYPCRECHIKPDVLLVYIVKNNTLWLLRLGSHSELF